AAATTAACCAAATAACTTTTATGACTCCTGAAGAAATTATGATTGCTTAATTTACTTCCTAATTGATTTAAAGTGTATTGTGTTGTAAAATTCGCATCTTTAGTAAAAACAAGCACCTCTTTATTTAACACTGTACAATATAATATATCCTGTGGATGTACAAGATATATGCATTCATCCTTCCAAAGTGGTATCTTTTTCATCCCCTTAATTTCTTGTTTTTCAGGAAATATATTATTATAGCTACATATGGGTATATTTTCATCACAATTATATCGTTCATTTATTTTTTCCATGGTAATCTGAAGTCTTTTCTCCGAAAATGGTTTCAAAACATAATCAATAGCATTAATTTCAAAAGCTTTTACGGCATACTTATCAAATACTGTTGCAAATATGATACTAACTGGAAAATCCATCTTACATATTTCTTCAGCTAAAGTAAATCCATCAATCTCTGGCATTTCTATATCTAGAAATACAATTTCCGGTTTAGTTTTTTTTATAAATTCTAAAGCGGTTAATGCATCCACGTACTTACCTATAATTTCTATCTCATTGTTTTTACTTAAAATAAAACTTAGTTCCTCCAAAGACAATTTTTCGTCATCTACTAAAACTACTCTTAACATATAAACCCCACCCATATTTAAATTTCATTATAATAATAAAAGCAAATTATACTTTACAATCTTACTTCACCCTGAAAATATTGTCAATTTAATGTTATAATCAAACTTTTAAGTAAATATATTGAAATTAAACAGTGCTATTCATATTTTATATTTTCTATTGGTATATATACTGTTAGGCAGGTCCCAATGTTTAATTTACTAATTAC
This DNA window, taken from Clostridium estertheticum, encodes the following:
- a CDS encoding LytR/AlgR family response regulator transcription factor produces the protein MLRVVLVDDEKLSLEELSFILSKNNEIEIIGKYVDALTALEFIKKTKPEIVFLDIEMPEIDGFTLAEEICKMDFPVSIIFATVFDKYAVKAFEINAIDYVLKPFSEKRLQITMEKINERYNCDENIPICSYNNIFPEKQEIKGMKKIPLWKDECIYLVHPQDILYCTVLNKEVLVFTKDANFTTQYTLNQLGSKLSNHNFFRSHKSYLVNLDKIHKIVPWFNSTFILKIEGGKEEVPVSRHYVKDFKKIIDM